The following DNA comes from Salvelinus sp. IW2-2015 linkage group LG1, ASM291031v2, whole genome shotgun sequence.
aaagagatgctctgcttttttgacaccKCACTCCAAAAAACAAGTTCTGTAGGcactagttttgtctaatcttgattattgtccagtcgtgtggtctaGTGCTACAAGGAAAgatctagttaagctgcagctggccctaaacagagtggcacgttttgctcttaattgtaatcagagggctgatataagtactatgcatgccagtctctcttggctacgagttgaggagagactgactgcatcacttcttctttttttaagaaacaatgtgttgaaaatcccaaattgtttgcgagtcaacttacacacagctctgacacacacacttatcctgcaagacatgccaccaggggacTTTTCAGTCCCaaaatccaaaacaaattcaagaTAGCGtagagtattatatagagccctaattgcatagaacttccttccatctcatatcgctcaaataaacagcaaacctggtttcaaaaaacagataaagcggcacaacgcctctcccctatttgacctacagttgaagttggaagtttacatacacttaggttggaatcattaaaactagtttttcaaccactccacaatgtattgttaacaaactatagttttggtaagttggttaggacagctactttgtgcatgacacacgtaatttttccaacaattgtttacagacagattatttaacttatatataattcactgtatcacaattccggtgggtcagaaggttacatacaataagttgactgtgcctttaaacagcttggaaaattccagaaaatgtcatggctttagaagcttctgataggctaattgacatcatttgagtcaataggtgtacctgtggatgtatttcaaggcctaccttcaaactcagtgcctttttgcttgaccatgggaaaatcaaaagtaatcagccaagacctccaaattttagacctccacaggactggttcatccttgggagcaatttctgaacgcctgaaggtaccacgttcatctgtacaaacaatactacgcaagcataaacaccatgggaccacacagccgtcataccgctcaggaaggagacgtgttctgtctcctagagatgaatgcactttggtgcgaaaagggcaaatcaatcccagaacaacagcaaaggaccttgtgaagatgctggcggaaacaggtacaaaagtatctatatccacagtaaaacgagtcctatatcaacataacctgaaaggccgctcaacaRggaagaagccactgctccaaaacgccctaaaaaagccagactacggtttggctTTTTTACATGGGGACaacatcgtactttttggagaaatgtcctctggtttgatgaaacaaaaatagaactgtttggccataatgaccattgttatgtttggaggaaaaaaggggaggcttgcaagctgaagaacaccatcccaaccgtgaagcacaggggtggcagcatcatgttgtgggggtgctttgctgcaggagggactggtgcacttcacaaaacagatggcatcaggaggatggaaaattatgtggatatattgaagcaacatctcaagacatcagtcaggaagttaaagcttggtcacaaatgggtcttccaaatggacaatgaccccaagcatacttccaaagttgtggtaaaatggcttaaggacaacaaagtcaaggtattggagtcgccatcacaaagccctgacctcaatcctatagaaaatgtgtgggcagagctgaaaaagcgtgtgctagcaaggaggcctacaaacctcagttacaccagctctgtcaggaggaatgggccaaaattcacccaacttattgtgggaagcttgtggaaggctacccaaaacgtttgacccaagttaaacaattgaaaggcaatgctaccaaatactaattgagtgtatgtacacttctgacccacaggtgatgtgatgaaataaatcattctctctactattattctgacatttcacgttcataaaataaagtggtgatcctaactgacctaagacaggggatttttgctaggattaaatgtcaggaattgtgaatctgagtttaaatgtatttggctaaggtgtatgtaaacttcaactgtacatctgtaAAAATGAGTTTAggaactaaagctttggttgtcttcctctcagacttccatgtcttctccctgtccctcctcaatgtccacctcttgaacatcagactctgagggcTCATCtttactgtcactttccaactttgttgaggatggctcgttgtcaggctcaaaaagcctcaaatttgcccggatggccaccaatttttcaacccttgtattggtcagcctgttgtgtgctttagtgttgtgtgtgtgtgtgtgtgtgtgtgtgtgtgtgttcccaaacaaggaccagttgtgctctgaggcggctgatgttggtgggatttggaggatgatggaggcaacaggggaaagagccacAGATCCCCAAAGTCCCTTCCGCCAGGTGGCTAATGAAATATGTTGGCACAACtaccatattgcatctccatcccaaagtccTTGCATGGAAGTGTAcattgccagactgccaagaaccttgccctcatccaggccaaggtggcgagacacgatagtgatgacaccataggccttgttgatctctgcaccagacaggatgctcttgccaacgtacttggggtccaacatgtacgctgcggtgtgtatgggcttcagacagaagtcttcacgctttttgatgtatttcagaattgcagtttcctctgcttggagcaacagtgaagtgggaagggcagtacggatttcttctcttacatctgtaaGCAgtgtctgaacatcagacaggatggcattgtctccctcagtctgtgcaatggctactgctataggtttttGGTTGCTTACCACTccctcccaaaatacatcatccaggaggatcctcttgatggtgctgtccatatcggcagactgtgatatggccatttcttggagagactccttcccctccaggagactgtcaaacatgacgacaacaccaccccaacgKgtgttgctgggcagcttcaatgtggtgctcttattcttctcactttgcttggtgaggtagattgctgctataacttgatgacccttcacatacctaaccatttccttgccTCGCTTGTAGAGTGTatgcattgttttcagtgccatgatgtccttgaggagcagattcagtGCATGAGCAGCACTGCCAATGGGTGtaatgtgagggtaggactccaccacgttagaccaagcagccttcatattcgcagcattgtctgtcacaagtgcaaatactttctgtggtccaacatatgatttggcacagtatttgcaaatgtacacagcttttccttctacattggctgcagtgaaaattctccacacatcagatagtgcccatgGCATTTTtgtgtaaagattagaaaaaaaattgtaaaaaaaacaaatacaattccatgtacagataaatagttaagcagttagattaaataactccttttgtaagataaatgttttaaaatgaaacatgtatggaaacaggtgaattaacactcctcagttagcaggctcaagcaagctaaaacccacatggtagaaaAAACTAACTAGCCGAAATTAACAAGttataaatgatttaaacacactttgctgtaggctactatttactagtaaACAAAAAATCATGCatgtcatattaaatatattcaccccacccagtattgtaatcaaaacatactagaaagcatgtagtccttggctcagacagtgtagtagtgtgggctcaatagcatctcattagtgtgcaagatcttgagaatcagctgcacatgtgatggaagaatgcactgtgcatgcagagggttgtaattccattgaattggggataggttaaccaaaatatgccacaatacctagaattgccttgtgtatcccacaaaaaaaggttcactgttataagcaaactttaaaaaaaatgaatttaagcaaaattccccaaattcccgggcttaacttcccatggaacatttctgggaatttTACCAGAAAGTTTCCGACCCGTTACAACTCTARcgggggtacaggttagtcgaggtaatttgtacatgtaggtaggggtaaagtgactatgcatagataataaacagcgagtagcagcagtgtaaaaacaaggggggtggagtgtcaatgtaaatagtccgggtggccatttgataaattgtttagcagtcttatgtcttgagggtagaagctgttaaggagccttttggacctagacttggcgctccgataccgctttCCGTGTGGtagcacagagaacagtctatgacttggatgactggagtctttgaaaaaatTTTGGGCCTTTTCTCTGACACAGGAtactgaatatttatgtaaataacgtttacatttttattttatttttatgaatttgcaaaaatgtctaaacctattttcattttagaataaggctgtaatctaacaaaatgtggacaaagtcaaggggtctcaatactttccgaatgcactgtattcctaTTAAACGGTTTCCACAATAAAGCCTAATAAAGCTTTAGTGTGTTTGATCTCCCTGAGCATTGCTGTGGTTGTTTGGGGTATATTGCCTAAAGCCAATACCCAATAGCCATTCTGCCCTTGCTAGCAGTAACAGGCTGAAGTTACTCAACATATCCCAGGGCAGGAACTTTGAAAGGGCTTTGAGGTCACAGCTTCCAATCCCATAACCCTATCTCCCTCTCATGTACTCAGTTGGTCAGCAGCACTGTGCTTCagagattaaataaatgaagtgTCATGTTGATGTTAATTAAGCTTTGCATCACAATCATCGTCTTGGCAGCCTGCTTATTCACTACTGGACCGCAGAGGAATTCCAAGAACACAGACGACAGTGTGGAAGTCCCATAAAAGTCAAGCCCAAAGTTTACATTATAAACCCCACATGCCCCTCCAGTAGGACTATATGAGTTATAAATGACCACAGTGTTCCATATGTCAGCACGACCAGTGTTGCAGTACGGTTGCYtactatcatttgtttttagtcATTTTCAGGTAGAAGGTAGTGATGGACCTGAAAGCAACATGTTTTATTGTAGACCCACTAAAGAAAGCAAAGCAGATGAACAATTGAATACATTGTGGAAAAGGGTGTTggggcattgtcttgcattaAATAGTGGTGACGACTACGCTGAGGACTGTGTGTCGTCTAGGAATGACACCACCTGTTGGAAGACAATGGGGATGGAGGGGGTGACACTTTCCCTCATTGTCGCCCACGATGAAATTGGAGAGGGGACTTTggatctctctctgtttgttcgttcgttcatATGTTAGTGACACATGATATCTTAGACAGCCCTGGTCTGATTTTGAAGAAACTTAGGTGAATGATGTGTCTTGCCGTAGAGATCCAGAATTTGCAAAATTACATTGCCCAAGGCAGGAGCTGAAGTAATTAGCGCGTGTGACTAACAAATTTCAGCTGTCTCAATTGGCCCAAAGTTGGGTGCTGCATCATTCATGGGGGactacatgtttactgttgccttgtttgtTAATTGTTTCTAACTATGATGTTATCTCCTGTGATtggcagagaaacagagagagctggCCAGGAAGGGATCAGTAAAAAATGGCACCGTGGGTAGCCCTGTCAACCAGCAACCCAAGAAGAACAACGTCATGGCCAGAACACGGTAACAAGCTCAAACGTTATGGTTTCCTCACCATGTTATTATTTTGGGGCATTTCCATggaaaaggaccaatgagcaccaacGTGAACTTAATTGAtcatatcaaattgggtgtcaaatgaaagctgagtCTRTATTTTCCGTCTTATAATTTAGCCATAGGTAAAAGCTTTGATTTCTGggtaaacagatggaaaaggggacTTAGAAATCATCTACCAGAAAGTCTTAAATGGTATCAGAaatgcacaaaaacacattttataaacCATTCATAATTAAACAGGGACTTTAGAAATGAGGGTCTGTGTGAATGATAAATTCAGACTCACTCTAGTTGATAAGCGTATGGGCCTGGTTCAGTCAAACCCACTAACAGGTGCCCTTCCCTTTATCTGTAATCCTAGTCCCTCGGTGGATTAGCAGAGATGTGAAAGCAGCTCCCCCTACACCCAGAGCCCCAGATTATGGGCAGCACCCATTAGATTTGAGGCTGGCGATTTAGCCAAAAGCGCTCTATCCAGGCTAGGAGAGTACTAACCCCTGCTGTGGCTAACAGCTGCTGCTGAGGAGGAGGCTGGTTCATGCCATTTTATGATATCCCAGATTTGGCCCAGATTTAGCCACAGATCTGTTGTATTCAAGAGATCGGAGGAGAAACCCAGGAACCAGAATATCTTCATTTTGGCGCCACATAACTGGAACTGAGCTAACATTCAAGTTTACAATTTTGGGATATATTGCCCTTTTTATTGAAAACTTGAAAATGTTACTTTGAGGATCCCCATGACATTTTCACACACGTTTTGTGTCTTTTCTTCTACTCTCCTTTAGGTTGGTGGTGCCAAACAAAGGCTACTCCTCTTTAGACCAGACCAGCCCAGATGAGAAGCCCCTGGTAGCGCTGGATACAGACAGGTAACGGTGAATGTAATATTTCTCTGAATGGGATTTCAAAAGGGTGAGAAGAAGATATCCATCTCACATCTTGCCGatgtctactctctttctctctgacactGGCGTCCAACAGACTTGTTCCAGACCTCCGCCTTCAGCCTTTCAAAGCTCAGTCACAGTGCGTAGGGGACTAACTACTTCTACTATTCAATACAGGCTGAAAGAGTAGCACATACCAGAAAAGAGTGATCCGACTCGGGGAAAGCAGGAAAAGTGTAATTGCTCTGTTGGCTGTTACAGCTCCGCTCTGAGCCTCCCTCTCTCGGCAAGCAGGCAGAGTCATTCCCAAATTTAGGGAAAATCCTCTCCCAGGGTGCCGGATTAGGGGGTTTGGGATTTGAACCGCCGGGAAAAGAGGCTCAGTGTCCTCCCTCCTTCACTGCTCCCTGCCCAGCGTGTGATACAGatgggatgcgtcccaaatgggacccgtTTCTACCCTTTTCCCTTCATAGTGTTCTGCTTTTGActaggtccctggtcaaaagtagtgcactatgaagggaatagggtgccatttggaacgaatACATGGGTCCTGTACCCTGTGTTGTTTTTCCATGACCTTTATCTGCCGATTTGCGCTTTTTGGCACCCATCACAACGATGACGTcatgttctctctcactctcactctcacactcacactcacactcacactcacactcacactcacactcactcactcactcactcactcactcactcactcactcactcactcactcacacagagagagagacacttattTCAGCTTAAGCATGCACACTCACTCCCCCAATTATTCTCTTTCGGTTGTTCTCATTTGTCTCTCACACTTGCACTCAATTGCACTGCCattgttgttctctgtcacacacacacaattttgtaTTATGTCATGTGCCCTTActcgaaaacacacacacaaaaaaacacatgtatgaaagtacatgtgtgtttgtgtttattgtcTTTGGGCATGTCTGATAGAGTTCAGCCTCATTAAGAAGAGGGCCAATCATTCCTGGAGTCAGGATCAATGGAACGTTCCAGATTGTCTCTGCTGGTTGTCTCTGTTAGAATAAATCAATCCTGCTGAAATGTCAACTCCTCGTGGTGCCTAATTATCTGCTGGGGAGATGCCTGGAGATCTAGAATATAACACTGTGTTTTTcataaatcattttctggaaggGAACACACTGAAATGCTGAGCAATGTTTTCAAAAGTATCCCGAAATGAGTTTACAGTTCCCTTTTTATTATCTAGAAATTTAAGCTCCATAGCACAATATTGTATtgattatttaactttttttttactgtcCCTATCAATGTTTGTGTTACGTCCTGGTGTTTGGGAGGTCTAGGTGTCAGACTAATCATCTCTTCTTGTTTCAGTGATGATGACTTTGACATGTCCAGATACTCTTCGTCTGGATACTCCTCAGCCGAGGTGAGATGTCTGAGGGACCAGGTATCTATGCACTACATACAGCTAATGTCACCATAAGCTGTCATAAGCACTGCATAACCTGTCATGTCACTTCCCTGCTTATGTCAATTCCCATGGCTTCTATCCTGTAACCTGTATATTTTCTCCTCTGATCACCATTcacttttgtaaatgtataactgGCGTTTCCATCAGTCGTGATTTATCCATACATTTCATCACCATACATTTCTATCCATGTGTTTGTCTATATGTGTTTAAGTAGTCATTTTATTTTTGTCTCACttgagtttttttctttttacatcaTTACTTGGTGTTAGGTCTGCGACTATACAATGACTAGCACTAGCACGACCCATAGCATTTCTGTAGTCGCTTAGGTTTTACCTAAAACATTGTGACATTTCAAATCAATAATAACGTGTGTGGCTCTTTATTACAGtctattcggaaagtatttataccacttgactttttccacattttgttacgttacagccttattgtaaaattgatgaggggaaaaaataaaataatcaatctacacacaataccccataatgacaaagtgaaaacaggtttttagaaatttttgcaaatttaatacaaataaaaaacagatacctaatttacgcaagtattcagacccttggctatgagacttgaaattgagctcaggtgcttcctatttctattgatcatccttgatgtttctacaacttgattggagtccacgtggtaaatttaaattgattggacatgatatggaaaggtacacacctgtctatataaggtcccacagttgacagtacatgtcagagcaaaaaccaagccatgaggtcgaaggaattgcccgtagagctccgagtcaAGGCACatatcttgggaagggtaccaacacattcctgcagcattgaaggtccccaagaacacagtggcctccattattcttaaatggaagaagtttggaaccaccaagactcttcctagagttggccacccggccaaactgagcaattgggggagaagggcattggtcaagGAGTTGACCAAgatcccaatggtcactctgatagagctccagagttcctctgtggagatggaagaaccttccagaaggacatccatctctgtagcactctaccaatcaggcctttatgatagtggccagacagaagccactcctcactaaaaggcacatgacagcccacttggagtttgccaaaaggcaactaaagaacTCTGACcgagagaaacaacattctctggtcagattaaaccaagattgaacactttgacctgaatgccaaacgtcatgtctggtggaaacctggcaccatccctgtggtgaagcgtggtggcagcatcatcctgtggggatgtttttcagcggcatggactgggagactagtcaggattgagggaaagatgaatgaagcaaagtacagagagatcattgatgaaaacctgctccagagcgctcaggacctcagactggggcaaagctttaccttccaacaggacaaagaccctaagcacacagccaagacaacagaggagtggcttcgggacaagtctcaatgtccttgagtggcccagccagagcccggacttgaacccgatcgaacatctttggagagacctgaaaatatctgtgcagcgacgctccccttccaacctgacagagcttgagaggatctgcagagaagaatgagagaaactccccaaatacaggtgtgccaagcttgtagcgtcatacccaagaagaatcgatgctgtaaccgctgccaaaggtgtttcaacaaagtactgattaaaggttctgaatacttacagtggggcaaaaaagtatttagtcagccaccaattgtgcaagttctcccacttaaaaagatgagagaggcctgtaattttcatcacaggtacacttcaactatgacagacaaaattagaaaaaaaaagggtatataacagaggtcaaacgttttctgtaagtcttcacaaggttttcacacactgttgctggtattttggcccattcctccatgcagatctcctctagagcagtgatgttttggggctgttgctgggcaacatgtactttcaactccctccaaagattttctatggggttgagatctggagactggctaggccactccaggaccttgaaatgcttcttacgaagccactccttcgttgcccgggcggtgtgtttgggatcattgtcatgctgaaagccccagccacatttcatcttcaatgcccttgctgatggaaggaggttttcactcaaaatctcacgatacggccccattcattctttcctttacacggatcagtcgtcctggtccctttgcagaaaaacagcccaaagcatgatgtttccacccccatgcttcacagtaggtatggtgttctttggatgcaatcagcattctttgtcctccaaacacgacgagttgagtttttaccaaaaaaagttatattttggtttcatctgactatatgacattctccaattttcttctggatcatccaaatgctctctagcaaacttcagacgggcctggacatgtactggcttaagcagggggacacgtctggcactgcaggatttgagtccctggcggcgtagtgtgttactgatggtaggctttgttactttggtcccagctctctgcaggtgtcattcactaggtccccccgtgttgttctgggatttttgctcactgttcttgtgatcattttgacccacggggtgagatcttgcgtgggcccagatcgagggagattatcagtggtcttgtatgtcttccatttcctaataattgctcccacagttgatttcttcaaaccaagctgcttacctattgcagattcagtcttcccagcctggtgcaggtctacaattttgtttctggtgtcctttgacagctctttggtcttggccatagtggagtttggagtgtgactgtttgaggttgtggacaggtgtcttttatctgataacaagttcaaacaggtgccattatacaggtaacgagtggaggacagaggagcctcttaagaagaagttacaggtctgtgagNNNNNNNNNNNNNNNNNNNNNNNNNGAGGAGAGATAATAACGTGTGTGGCTCTTTATTACAGTCTATTCGGAAGTATTTataccacttgactt
Coding sequences within:
- the LOC111964793 gene encoding protein FAM219A isoform X3, yielding MDPAASSTSEADSDTREGETVAMNYKPSPLQVKIEKQRELARKGSVKNGTVGSPVNQQPKKNNVMARTRLVVPNKGYSSLDQTSPDEKPLVALDTDSDDDFDMSRYSSSGYSSAEVRCLRDQQINQDLNIQLLKDGYRLDEIPDDEDLDLIPPKSVNPTCMCCQATSSSACHIQ
- the LOC111964793 gene encoding protein FAM219A isoform X4; amino-acid sequence: MNYKPSPLQVKIEKQRELARKGSVKNGTVGSPVNQQPKKNNVMARTRLVVPNKGYSSLDQTSPDEKPLVALDTDSDDDFDMSRYSSSGYSSAEVRCLRDQQINQDLNIQLLKDGYRLDEIPDDEDLDLIPPKSVNPTCMCCQATSSSACHIQ